The Rhodocytophaga rosea genome has a segment encoding these proteins:
- a CDS encoding ABC transporter substrate-binding protein yields the protein MRRKFIHALCSILICLMIMSCNKQSQNKEATDQNSETEQIEIALIPKGTTHIFWNSVHAGAAKAAKELGVQIYWQGPLKEDDRQVQIQTIQNFISRGVDAIALAPLDARALIPSVKTARSRNIPVVIFDSDLASEDYESFVATDNREGGRLSAKRLIEVLGGKGKVILLRYLEGSASNTHREEGFLEEMKKSGKGIEVISSNQFAGVTIEKAFQASQNLLNRFPDVNGVFCPNEIVTQGMLRALQTANKAGKVKLIGFDANESFITALEKDHIHGIALQDPFKMGYMTVKTATQLVKGEKVDKRIDTGVQMVTKENMQTPEMQLLLRPEIDKWLQ from the coding sequence ATGCGTAGAAAATTTATACATGCTTTATGTAGTATCCTGATCTGTTTGATGATAATGTCGTGTAATAAACAAAGTCAGAATAAGGAAGCAACAGATCAAAATTCAGAAACCGAACAAATAGAAATTGCCCTCATCCCTAAAGGAACTACTCATATTTTCTGGAATAGTGTACATGCCGGTGCCGCCAAAGCTGCCAAAGAGCTGGGCGTACAAATCTACTGGCAAGGCCCCTTAAAAGAAGACGATCGCCAGGTACAAATCCAGACCATTCAGAATTTTATCAGCCGGGGCGTAGATGCCATAGCACTGGCTCCCCTGGATGCACGGGCCTTGATTCCTTCCGTAAAAACGGCCAGAAGCCGCAATATTCCGGTGGTGATTTTCGATTCTGACCTGGCTTCTGAGGATTATGAAAGTTTTGTGGCTACTGATAACCGGGAAGGTGGCCGGTTAAGCGCAAAACGGCTGATTGAAGTACTGGGCGGAAAAGGCAAAGTGATTTTACTGCGTTACCTGGAAGGTTCTGCCAGTAATACCCACCGGGAAGAAGGTTTTCTGGAAGAGATGAAAAAATCCGGAAAAGGAATAGAAGTGATCTCTTCCAATCAGTTTGCAGGCGTTACCATAGAGAAAGCCTTTCAGGCATCCCAGAATCTGCTGAATCGTTTCCCGGATGTGAATGGTGTATTTTGCCCGAATGAGATTGTGACGCAAGGAATGCTACGGGCACTGCAGACGGCTAATAAAGCTGGCAAAGTGAAACTGATCGGTTTTGATGCCAATGAATCCTTTATCACAGCCCTCGAGAAAGATCATATTCACGGAATAGCACTGCAAGATCCGTTTAAAATGGGCTATATGACCGTAAAAACAGCCACTCAGCTCGTAAAAGGCGAAAAAGTAGACAAAAGAATTGATACAGGTGTACAGATGGTAACAAAAGAAAATATGCAAACGCCGGAAATGCAATTGCTGCTCCGTCCGGAAATTGATAAATGGCTACAGTAA
- a CDS encoding glycosyltransferase — MAQTNLVLFYCGLRSGHFGQGAFVNSLLPYFKTKANTSITLIKTDCDGISAVFSYVEEGMNILAIPHLPNIPMLTGENHPVQKAYAQQIIGIIYPFLKDKPNLLFWVNSIDYLNVSYELKQVFTECKLMYVHHSFSWKYFINVPDRTFIQEWQTGNDGFHPKAFEMTRYQQEIALLSDITITVTNHARNFFIEVLHIPASKVVTIYNGMPVPTNKNESKQVLRKKYGFARNDKIVLFSGRVTKDKGIPDLLRAFSLLAGRMEKLKLVVMGAGHFSEFISMVNPHWSKIIYTGELPPEQVRDFYRLADIGVIPSLHEQCSFTAIEMRLHQLPLIVSGVDGLDELFTHEYDTLKLTIALHKNGMKYLDEKEFADHMERLITDKKLAKLLRRNSYNLGIKLYNRQRMWQKYDQALTTVLEKDKDMLVVSAGDCDLALNN, encoded by the coding sequence GTGGCACAAACAAATCTCGTACTCTTCTACTGCGGATTAAGGTCAGGGCATTTCGGACAGGGGGCTTTTGTAAACAGCCTGCTTCCCTATTTTAAAACGAAAGCCAACACCAGCATTACACTCATTAAAACAGATTGTGACGGAATTTCAGCCGTATTCTCCTATGTAGAGGAGGGAATGAACATACTGGCCATCCCCCATTTACCCAATATTCCTATGCTCACTGGTGAAAATCATCCGGTTCAAAAGGCGTATGCACAGCAGATCATAGGCATTATTTACCCGTTTCTGAAGGATAAACCTAACCTGCTATTCTGGGTAAACAGTATCGATTATCTAAATGTGTCTTATGAATTAAAACAAGTATTTACGGAGTGTAAACTGATGTATGTGCACCATTCCTTTAGCTGGAAATACTTTATCAATGTTCCCGATCGTACATTTATCCAGGAATGGCAAACAGGCAACGATGGCTTTCATCCAAAGGCTTTCGAAATGACAAGGTATCAACAGGAAATAGCCTTATTGTCAGATATTACGATCACAGTGACCAACCATGCCAGGAATTTTTTTATAGAGGTACTCCATATTCCCGCTTCTAAAGTAGTTACCATTTACAATGGAATGCCTGTTCCCACAAACAAAAACGAGAGCAAGCAGGTGTTGAGAAAGAAATACGGGTTTGCCAGGAATGATAAGATCGTGTTATTTTCCGGACGGGTTACCAAGGATAAAGGGATTCCGGATTTACTCCGGGCTTTTAGCTTACTTGCTGGAAGAATGGAAAAATTAAAACTGGTTGTAATGGGTGCCGGGCATTTTTCTGAGTTTATTTCTATGGTAAATCCACACTGGAGTAAAATAATTTATACCGGAGAACTCCCGCCAGAACAGGTAAGGGACTTTTACCGGTTAGCCGATATAGGTGTAATTCCTTCTTTACACGAGCAGTGTAGTTTTACGGCTATAGAAATGCGCTTACACCAGTTGCCCCTTATTGTAAGCGGGGTAGATGGTTTAGACGAATTATTCACACATGAATACGATACCTTGAAACTTACCATCGCTTTACATAAAAATGGAATGAAATACCTGGATGAGAAAGAATTTGCCGATCATATGGAAAGATTGATTACAGATAAAAAATTAGCTAAGCTGCTTAGGAGAAATTCTTATAACCTGGGAATAAAACTTTACAACCGGCAACGCATGTGGCAGAAATATGATCAGGCGCTTACAACTGTTCTGGAAAAAGATAAAGATATGTTGGTTGTATCAGCAGGTGATTGTGATCTTGCTTTAAACAATTAA